GAAAATTTACCCATAGCAGTTATACAAAACGGTTCGTTGCCTAGTCAAAAAATAGTAACAGGAACGATAAAAACGATTCAAGAAGTAGTGGAGAAAAACAAAGTTGGAACACCTGCTATTATTGTCTTGGGAGAGGTAGTAGCTTCTCGACCAGAGTTTTTATTGGAACAAATTAATGTTAATCAAAACAGAAAAAAATGACAACAAATACACTATACCCTATTTTTTTAAAATTGGATAAAATAAACACCTTAATTGTTGGCGGCGGAAATATTGGGTTAGAAAAATTGAATTTTATTTTAACACAAAGCCCTCGTGCAAACATAAAAATTGTATCCCCTGAATTTCATCCAGAAATAATTTTAATAGCTATTGCCAATAAAAATATACAATTGCTGGAACGCAAATTTGTTGATTCGGATTTAGCCAACATTAAAATATTAATTTTGGCAACAAATAATCTTGAATTGAATACGCAAATTTATTTTAAAGCTCAGAAAAAAAACATTTTAACCAATATGGTTGATAAACCTGAGTTCTGCGATTTTTATACGGGAGCAGTTTTACAAAAAGGAAATATAAAAATCGGCATTTCTAGTAATGGAGTTTCGCCAACAATAGCCAAAAGATTAAAACAACTATTCAACGAGGCTATTCCAGAAAACATTTCAGCATCTTCCGAAAACTTAAATAAAATTCGTACTAAATTAAAAGGTAATTTAAAACTAAAAGTAGCGATATTGAACCAGTTAACGGAGGTCTTGGTAGATGATATTCCTCATCAAAGCAACCAAAATAAAACCTCAATTTTACAACACATCAATTGGAATTAAAACAATGGGATTACAGCAACTTAAAAGAACGTTTACACCAGAAGAAATAAAAGCGTTAAATAAAAAATACAAAACACTAACAGTTGAACAACGTGTGGAAGAATTGTACAAAGATTTTGATGCAAAAGAAGTGATGCTAACATCCTCTTTTGCAGCTACTTCTGCTTTTTTATTGCGCATTTTTTCTAAAATAAATAATGCTCAAAAAATTTATTTTATCAATACAGGTTATCATTTTAAAGATACCTTAACGTATAAAGAAAAACTAACGGAATTATACCACTTAAACGTAGAAGATGTAACGGCAGAAAAATGGGAGCATGATTTTACTACTAAAGATGAAACGTGGAAAAAAGACCCCAATCTGTGTTGTTCGGTAAACAAAGTAAAACCTCTTGAACTTATTAAGGAGCGATTTACGGTTTGGGTTTCGGGCTTAATGGAATGGCAAAGTGACCATCGTGCATCGTTAAATATTTTTGAAGAAAGAGGTGGTATTTTGAAGTTTTATCCTTTGTTGGATGTTACCAAAGAACAACGTGATGAATACATAAAAACCCATCTATTACCGTTTCATCCCTTAGTTGCAAAAGGGTACTCGTCTATAGGTTGCGAACATTGTACCGTACCTGGTGATGATAGGGAAGGAAGATGGAACAATAACCCAAAAACCGAATGCGGATTGCATTTGTAAAATTTGTATGAAAGAGTTGATTAATTTTCTTGTCGAACCTTGGGCTTGGTATGTGTCAGGACCACTTATTGGGTTAATTGTTCCGTTGTTGATTTTAACGAGCAACAAACAATTTGGAGTGTCATCTTCATTGAGATACGTATGTTCATCATTAAAACTCTCGAAACGAAGCTATTTTAATTATAACTTCAACGAACAACAATGGACAATGTGGTTTATTTTAGGCGTTTTTTTTGCAGGCGTTTTTTCTTTTCAACTTATTGAAATAGAGACGAGTGAGTTAAGTCAATCAGCAAAAGATTACTTTGAAAAAAAACACATCGGGATAAAAGGAATTTTTCCAGCAGATGTTTTTAATTGGAACAAATTATTTTCAGTTGCTGGTTTATTATTGGTGATTGGAGGGTTTTTATTGGGGTTTGGCTCTCGATATGCCGATGGTTGTACCTCTGGTCATGCAATAATGGGATTGAGTTTGTTAAGTAAAACCTCATTGGTTTCAGTAATAGGATTTTTTATTGGAGGAATTATAGGTACATTTTTAATTTTAGATTATTTGCTGTGATAAAACATTTAAAATACATCTTGTTAGGGTTTTATTTTGGATTTGTGCTAATCAAATCCGAGGCAGTATCTTGGTATCGTATTGTGGAAATGTTTCGTTTTCAATCGTTTCATTTGTACGGAGTAATTGGTTCTGCTGTTATAACTGGAATAATTTCTGTTTTAATTATTAAAGGAGTACACTTAACCACTGTTAAAGACGAACCTATTGATTTAAAACCAAAACCATTTTTACCAAAAGCTAACTTTTTTGGAGGAATAATTTTTGGTTTAGGTTGGGCTATTGTTGGAGCCTGTACAGCACCACTTTTTATTCATTTTGGAGCAGGAAATTACATTATTGTTATACCAATTATTGCTGCAATTTTAGGGACTTTAGTTTATGGGTTTTTAAAAGAAAAATTACCTCACTAACATGGAAATAAAGCTACAAAGAAAAAATAAAGCGTTTCATTACGAAGCAATAAACCCAGATAAAATAGTTGTAAATATTGATGCTAATGCTGCCATTGGTGGCGAAGGAAAAGGAGTAAGACCTATGGAATTGGTTTTAATGGGGCTTGGTGGTTGTGCCAGTATTGATTTGGGTTTGATACTAAAAAAGCAAAAACAAGAACTGGAAGATTATCAAGTAACTATTACAGCAACTAGAAAGGAAAATGTTGCTAAAACATTTGATGCCATTAACCTTCACTTTTTACTTTTTGGGAAATTAGATAATGAAAAAGTTGAAAAAGCCATTTCCCTAACGTTAACCAAATATTGCTCGGTTGCGCTTAGCTTGAGTGATCAAATAAAAATTACATCAACATATACCATTAATCAATAACTTATTTTGTCATGCTGAGCATGACGAAACATTTATAATAACAAATGAAAACGAAAAATTTTGAAACCCAAGCCATTCGAACTCAATCAGAACGCTCTCAGTTTAACGAACACTCAACACCCTTACATTTAACTTCGAGTTTTGTTTTTGACGATGCAGAGCAAATGAGAGCGATGTTTTCTGATGAATTGGAGGGTAATATTTACAGCCGATTTTCTAATCCAAATACCACGGAATTAATTGATAAAATTTGTTTGCTCGAAGGAGCAGAAGCTGGTTGGGCAACCGCAACAGGAATGGCTGCTGTATTTACAAGTTTGGCAGCTTTACTAAATCAAGGCGACCATGTGTTAGCTTGCCGTTCAATATTTGGTTCATCGCATGCTGTACTTACAAAATTGCTGCCCAAGTGGGGCATAACCCATACTTATGTTGATGTTGACGATACACAGAATTGGCAAAATCACATAACCGAAAAAACAAAAATTGTATTTATTGAAACCCCTACAAATCCTGGAGTGGATATTTTAGATTTAGAATGGTTGGGCAAATTTTGTAAAAAAAACAATGTATTGTTGTTGGTCGATAATTGTTTTGCAACACCCTATTTACAACAACCCATAAAGTTTGGAGCTCATTTAGTTATTCATTCCGCTACCAAATATATTGATGGACAAGGTCGTGTTTTAGGAGGATTGATTGCAGGTGATAAAAACCTAATTAACGAAATAAAAGCATTCGCTCGTCATTCAGGACCAGCCATGTCGCCATTTAATGCTTGGGTATTGTCAAAAAGTTTGGAAACCCTTGCCGTTCGTATGGATAGACATGCAGAGAACGCATTGAAATTGGCACAGTGTTTAGAAAAACACCCGCAAGTGGAATGGGTTAAGTATCCGTTTTTACCATCTCACCCACAACATGCTGTTGCAAAAAAACAAATGAAATCTGGTGGAGGGATTGTTAGTTTTTCGGTAAAAGGTGGATTAGAAAAAGGAAGAAATTTTTTAAATAAACTACAAATGATTTCAATGTCGGCAAACTTAGGAGATACAAGAAGTATTGCTACTCATCCAGCATCAACAACTCATGGTAAATTAACTGAGCAAGAACGATTAGAAAGTGGAATCTTACCAGGTTTAATCCGTGTTTCGGTTGGCTTAGAACACATTGATGACATTATTAAAGATGTTGAACAAGCATTAGCTTAAATAATAAAGCCTCTAAATTTAGAGGCTTTATTATTTATTCTACAGGAAGAGCAATGATGCTTTTTGCAGAGTTTTTTTCTACGGGTTGGGTAATCGGGGTACTTCCTGGAATTTTGTTTGGATCTTCCTTAGAAGCTTTTTCTGTTGTTGAGCTTCCAGAAGTTGAAGAACTGGCAGATTGAGATGTAGAACAACTCGTAATCGCAACAGCTACCACCGCAATGAACAATAATGTTTTTATCATGACATTTATTTTTTTTGTAAAATTAACTTGTTTTTATTTATAAATACTTCTTGGTTAAAACTCTTACAGGAAACCATGAAGCAATTATTCCAATACTTAATACAATAGCTGAAATACTAACAAAATCCATCCAATGTAGTTCAATAGGGTAAAAATCGACAATACCACCATTTAACCTCAACAAACCAAATTCCATTTGTACCCAGCACAATAATGCTCCAAAAACCATTCCAGAAAAAGCGCCAAGTAAATTTATGAGCATACCTTCAGCAAAAAATAATTGTTGAATTAATCGATTATCGGCACCCATGGTTTTTAAAATCCATACATCTTCTTTTTTATCTAATATAAGCATGGTTAACGAACCTATTATGTTAAACGAAGCAATAACCAATATGAAGGATAAAATTAAAAAGGTAATCCATTTTTCAGTTTCGTTGGTTTTAAAAACCAATTCGTTAAGTTCATACCTTGTTTGAATCTTATACCCTTTACCAACAATGTGCTGTATGGCTAATTTTGCATTGTCCCAATTGGCATTTGGAGCTAATTTTAATTCAATAGAGGAAACTTGATTTTCTTTATCAAGCAATGTTCGAACAAAGGGAAGGGAGGCTAAAACATATTTATTATCAAAATCAGGACTGATGGAAAAAACACTTGAGGGGGTTGCATATTTTCGACTAAATTCTTCGCCTGGGATAAAGTTTTTTGAATTGCCTTTTTTGGGGATGATTACACTTAATTCTTCCGAAAAACCTGGGTTAATATACAGTGATAAGTTGTCGGCAATACCATAACCTAAATTGATGTAATGCGTTGTTTCTTGATCCTTTTTGAATCCCCCTTCATACATCATCGTATCCAGCCCTGTCATTTGATAAAAAGTAGATTCAACACCTTTTAAAGTGGCAACTGTTTGTTTTTCTCCATATTTAAAAAGGGCTACATCTTCGAGGTTTTCGGTTACAAAATTTACTTCTGATAAGGCTAGTAATTTTTCTTTTGGGAAAGTAGTTACATCAAATGTTTTTCCTGTAAGGGCAGTAATTTTAATATCTGGGTCGAATGAAGCGTAAAGCTGTTCTACCAAAGTTTGTAAACCATTAAATGCAGACAAAACAATTACTAAAGCCATAGTAGCAATACCAATGCCGCTTACCGAAATCCAAGAAATGATGTTAATAACGTGATGCGATTTTTTCGAAATCAGGTATCGTTTGGCTATGTAAAAAGGGAGGTTCATTGTTTTCAAGTCTCAGTTTACAATCTTCGGACTTCCAACTTCAGTCTTCTCATAAATCTTTCATTGCCTCATCAAGTGCTTCGGCGTAGTCTATCGAATCATCTAAATAAAAAGCAATTTCTGGAGTAATCCGTAGTTGGTAACGAATTTTTTTACCAAGTTCTCCACGTACAGTTTTCGACAATAAATTAGCTTGTTTAATACATTCGGTAGGTTCTACCTCACCAAAAACACTTAAATACACTTTAGCAAAACTAAAATCAGGAGAAACTCTCACAACGGTAACGCTTACCATGGTATTTGGGAACCAACTTAACCCGTTTTGCTGAAAGATAGTGCTTAACTCTTTAAGCAATAATCGCGCAACCTTATTTTGTCTTACTGTACTCATGCAACAAAGATAGTAAAAAACGAACGGTGAAACCTAAGGTTGTAAAACAGATATGAAAATAATAAAGGATGATGGAAAATCAGTACAACAATTGATTAGGGTAGATTTCTAAATGCGTTTTTTTAATGTGTTTATACAACACTTCTTTTAACTCATCGGTATTAATTTTCTTGTATGCCGAAATGTACACCGTAGGATAAGTGTTTTTGCTCATCCACATTTTTTTCAAATCGTCTAATGAATAATTTTCTCTTTTTACTGGAGTTAAAT
This genomic interval from Flavobacteriales bacterium contains the following:
- a CDS encoding bifunctional precorrin-2 dehydrogenase/sirohydrochlorin ferrochelatase, with amino-acid sequence MTTNTLYPIFLKLDKINTLIVGGGNIGLEKLNFILTQSPRANIKIVSPEFHPEIILIAIANKNIQLLERKFVDSDLANIKILILATNNLELNTQIYFKAQKKNILTNMVDKPEFCDFYTGAVLQKGNIKIGISSNGVSPTIAKRLKQLFNEAIPENISASSENLNKIRTKLKGNLKLKVAILNQLTEVLVDDIPHQSNQNKTSILQHINWN
- a CDS encoding phosphoadenylyl-sulfate reductase, translated to MGLQQLKRTFTPEEIKALNKKYKTLTVEQRVEELYKDFDAKEVMLTSSFAATSAFLLRIFSKINNAQKIYFINTGYHFKDTLTYKEKLTELYHLNVEDVTAEKWEHDFTTKDETWKKDPNLCCSVNKVKPLELIKERFTVWVSGLMEWQSDHRASLNIFEERGGILKFYPLLDVTKEQRDEYIKTHLLPFHPLVAKGYSSIGCEHCTVPGDDREGRWNNNPKTECGLHL
- a CDS encoding YeeE/YedE family protein — protein: MKELINFLVEPWAWYVSGPLIGLIVPLLILTSNKQFGVSSSLRYVCSSLKLSKRSYFNYNFNEQQWTMWFILGVFFAGVFSFQLIEIETSELSQSAKDYFEKKHIGIKGIFPADVFNWNKLFSVAGLLLVIGGFLLGFGSRYADGCTSGHAIMGLSLLSKTSLVSVIGFFIGGIIGTFLILDYLL
- a CDS encoding YeeE/YedE family protein, which produces MKHLKYILLGFYFGFVLIKSEAVSWYRIVEMFRFQSFHLYGVIGSAVITGIISVLIIKGVHLTTVKDEPIDLKPKPFLPKANFFGGIIFGLGWAIVGACTAPLFIHFGAGNYIIVIPIIAAILGTLVYGFLKEKLPH
- a CDS encoding OsmC family protein; this encodes MEIKLQRKNKAFHYEAINPDKIVVNIDANAAIGGEGKGVRPMELVLMGLGGCASIDLGLILKKQKQELEDYQVTITATRKENVAKTFDAINLHFLLFGKLDNEKVEKAISLTLTKYCSVALSLSDQIKITSTYTINQ
- a CDS encoding aminotransferase class I/II-fold pyridoxal phosphate-dependent enzyme; its protein translation is MKTKNFETQAIRTQSERSQFNEHSTPLHLTSSFVFDDAEQMRAMFSDELEGNIYSRFSNPNTTELIDKICLLEGAEAGWATATGMAAVFTSLAALLNQGDHVLACRSIFGSSHAVLTKLLPKWGITHTYVDVDDTQNWQNHITEKTKIVFIETPTNPGVDILDLEWLGKFCKKNNVLLLVDNCFATPYLQQPIKFGAHLVIHSATKYIDGQGRVLGGLIAGDKNLINEIKAFARHSGPAMSPFNAWVLSKSLETLAVRMDRHAENALKLAQCLEKHPQVEWVKYPFLPSHPQHAVAKKQMKSGGGIVSFSVKGGLEKGRNFLNKLQMISMSANLGDTRSIATHPASTTHGKLTEQERLESGILPGLIRVSVGLEHIDDIIKDVEQALA
- a CDS encoding ABC transporter permease, translating into MNLPFYIAKRYLISKKSHHVINIISWISVSGIGIATMALVIVLSAFNGLQTLVEQLYASFDPDIKITALTGKTFDVTTFPKEKLLALSEVNFVTENLEDVALFKYGEKQTVATLKGVESTFYQMTGLDTMMYEGGFKKDQETTHYINLGYGIADNLSLYINPGFSEELSVIIPKKGNSKNFIPGEEFSRKYATPSSVFSISPDFDNKYVLASLPFVRTLLDKENQVSSIELKLAPNANWDNAKLAIQHIVGKGYKIQTRYELNELVFKTNETEKWITFLILSFILVIASFNIIGSLTMLILDKKEDVWILKTMGADNRLIQQLFFAEGMLINLLGAFSGMVFGALLCWVQMEFGLLRLNGGIVDFYPIELHWMDFVSISAIVLSIGIIASWFPVRVLTKKYL
- the rbfA gene encoding 30S ribosome-binding factor RbfA; translation: MSTVRQNKVARLLLKELSTIFQQNGLSWFPNTMVSVTVVRVSPDFSFAKVYLSVFGEVEPTECIKQANLLSKTVRGELGKKIRYQLRITPEIAFYLDDSIDYAEALDEAMKDL